A single Xenopus laevis strain J_2021 chromosome 3S, Xenopus_laevis_v10.1, whole genome shotgun sequence DNA region contains:
- the LOC108703487 gene encoding protein Hook homolog 2-like, producing MSSKREAELCDSLLTWMQTFQVSGPCSSYEDLTGGVAIAQVLNRIDPSWFNEAWLMRVRKDTTENWRLKVSNLKRILQSVLEYYQDVLGHPVSDDHIPDVALIGEFSDVAELRKMVQLVLGCAISCDKKEVHIQQIMTLGESVQQAVMESIQELLSKDPTDAVTSESYINYDSQSRKYYFLSEDNDEKNEILQRCHDLEQQVSLLMEEKKNLVGENRTLREQQEQSGMGTPQMFNKKLLLLQSQIEQLQEENYRLESSRDDYRQRCEELDRDVQELQQRNQDLTGLAHEAQALRDEMDVLRHSSDRVGKLESLVESYKKKLEDLGDLRRQVKLLEERNTVYMQRTCQLEEELHKANASRGQVESLTRQVQELHKKHSTESLRAEKWQFEFQTLKEKFEDLQKERERLIAERDSLRETNDELRCSHLQQTCLGQADVLLSGSSPPLENLAAEIVPAELRETVIRLQQENKMLCTQESSYQERLCDLQNFLEESNRSKNRLESESRLQQQQIKQLKSQVEELQKQLREQGNRAEDSSQLKRKLEEHLEMLHDAHSELQKKREYIETLEPKADLNMSRKVDELQQILRQKEEDMRAMEDRYKRYVDKARTVIKSLDPKQQNYIPPEIQALKNQLQEKDTRIRHLETDYEKTKVQRDQEEKLIISAWYNMGMALHQKATDERTQPPNGAQSFLAQQRLATNGRRGQISRSHTLLPRYTDKRQSLS from the exons ATGAGCAGCAAACGGGAAGCGGAACTGTGCGACTCGCTGCTGACATGG ATGCAGACATTTCAAGTGTCTGGTCCTTGCAGTTCTTATGAGGATCTCACAGGAGGAGTCGCTATTGCACAGGTCTTGAATCGCAT AGACCCATCCTGGTTTAATGAGGCCTGGTTAATGAGAGTAAGGAAGGACACCACAGAAAATTGGCGATTAAAG GTCAGCAATCTGAAGCGAATCCTGCAGAGTGTGCTTGAATATTACCAGGAT GTCCTGGGTCACCCTGTTTCTGATGATCACATCCCAGATGTGGCTCTGATTGGGGAGTTTTCTGATGTTGCTGAACTGAGGAAAATGGTGCAACTGGTGCTAGGATGTGCTATCAGCTGTGACAAGAAGGAAG TGCACATTCAGCAGATAATGACACTTGGAGAGTCTGTCCAGCAAGCAGTGATGGAATCAATACAGGAG CTGCTCAGCAAGGACCCCACAGATGCAGTAACAAGTGAAAGTTACATTAACTATGATAGCCAG TCCCGCAAATACTATTTTTTAAGTGAGGATAATGATGAAAAAAACGAGATTCTGCAGCGTTGCCATGACCTAGAACAGCAG GTTTCTCTGCTTATGGAAGAAAAGAAGAACCTGGTGGGTGAGAACCGAACCCTAAGAGAACAGCAGGAGCAGTCTGGCATGGGTACTCCCCAAATGTTCAACAAAAAGTTGCTCCTTCTACAGAGCCAGATTGAACAACTACAGGAGGAAAACTACAG GCTGGAGAGCTCCAGAGATGACTACAGACAGAGATGCGAGGAATTAGATCGGGATGTGCAAGAACTGCAACAGCGCAACCAGGACCTGACCGGCTTGGCACACGAGGCCCAGGCACTTAGAGATGAGATGGATGTTCTTCG TCACTCCTCTGACAGAGTGGGGAAGCTGGAATCCCTGGTGGAGTCCTataagaagaagctggaagatcTGGGGGACCTGAGGAGACAAGTGAAGCTCTTGGAGGAGAGGAACACGGTGTACATGCAGCGCACCTGCCAGCTAGAAGAGGAGCTTCATAAGGCCAATGCCTCCCGTGGGCAGGTGGAAAGTCTTACCAGACAG GTCCAGGAGCTGCATAAGAAGCATTCCACCGAGTCTCTACGGGCTGAGAAATGGCAGTTTGAGTTCCAGACCCTTAAAGAAAAATTTGAGGATttgcagaaagagagagag AGGCTGATAGCTGAGCGGGACTCACTGCGGGAGACAAATGATGAGCTGCGCTGCTCTCACCTGCAGCAGACTTGCCTGGGACAAGCAG ATGTGCTGCTTTCAGGATCTTCTCCTCCTTTGGAAAATTTAGCAGCAGAAATTGTCCCAGCAGAGCTCAG AGAGACAGTAATTCGGCTGCAGCAGGAAAATAAGATGCTCTGCACTCAGGAATCCTCATACCAAGAGCGCCTCTGTGACCTTCAGAATTTTCTGGAAGAATCAAACCGAAGCAAGAACAGACTGGAGAGCGAAAGCAG ACTCCAGCAGCAGCAGATCAAACAGCTGAAATCTCAGGTGGAGGAACTGCAAAAACAACTCCGGGAGCAGGGGAATCGGGCAGAGGAT TCTTCCCAGCTGAAGAGAAAACTGGAAGAGCATCT GGAAATGCTACACGATGCTCATTCCGAACTCCAGAAGAAGAGAGAATATATTGAAACACTGGAGCCAAAAGCTGATCTCAATA TGTCCCGTAAGGTGGATGAATTACAGCAGATCCTGCGTCAGAAGGAAGAAGATATGAGGGCAATGGAAGACAGATATAAGAGATATGTAGACAAAGCTAGAACG GTGATTAAAAGTCTAGACCCAAAGCAGCAGAACTATATCCCTCCTGAGATTCAAGCCTTGAAGAACCAACTACAGGAAAAAGATACTCGCATTCGCCACCTGGAG actgactATGAAAAGACAAAAGTTCAGCGGGACCAAGAGGAGAAGCTTATTATTAGCGCCTGGTACAATATG GGTATGGCTCTGCACCAGAAGGCAACGGATGAGAGAACCCAGCCACCTAACGGCGCCCAGTCTTTCCTAGCGCAACAGAGATTGGCTACAAATGGCCGACGAGGACAAATCTCCCGCTCTCACACACTGCTGCCCCGATACACTGACAAGCGACAAAGTCTCTCCTGA